A portion of the Manduca sexta isolate Smith_Timp_Sample1 chromosome 20, JHU_Msex_v1.0, whole genome shotgun sequence genome contains these proteins:
- the LOC115446048 gene encoding 60S ribosomal protein L24, whose product MKIGLCAYSGYKIYPGHGKTMVKVDGKTFTFLNSKCEAAHLMRRNPRKVTWTVLYRRKFKKGQEEEQAKKRTRRTQKFQRAIVGASLSDIMAKRNMKPEVRKAQREQAIKAAKEQKKSTKAAKKATAPAPKAKAQPKTKAAKVSQKSAPRVGGKR is encoded by the exons ATGAA GATCGGTCTCTGCGCCTACAGTGGATACAAGATCTATCCTGGCCATGGAAAAACCATGGTTAAGGTGGACGGCAAG ACTTTCACATTTTTGAACTCAAAATGTGAAGCCGCTCATCTGATGAGGAGAAATCCTCGTAAAGTAACATGGACCGTCCTGTACAG GCGCAAGTTCAAGAAAGGCCAAGAGGAGGAGCAAGCCAAAAAACGCACTAGGAGGACCCAGAAATTCCAGCGGGCTATTGTTGGTGCCTCACTCAGTGACATCATGGCCAAGCGTAACATGAAGCCAGAAGTACGCAAAGCACAAAGAGAACAGGCAATTAA AGCTGCAAAAGAACAAAAGAAGTCTACTAAAGCGGCCAAGAAAGCTACAGCGCCGGCACCTAAAGCCAAGGCACAGCCCAAAACTAAGGCCGCCAAAGTCAGTCAGAAATCTGCACCAAGGGTGGGAGGAAAGCGATAA
- the LOC115445662 gene encoding ATP synthase subunit beta, mitochondrial: MFSTVCRAGRLAAKTVVNNTSEKAPLVSGAIVNKRDYAAKAAGKGQGKVVAVIGAVVDVQFEDNLPPILNALEVQNRSPRLVLEVAQHLGENTVRTIAMDGTEGLVRGQPVLDSGSPIRIPVGAETLGRIINVIGEPIDERGPIPTDKTAAIHAEAPEFVDMSVQQEILVTGIKVVDLLAPYAKGGKIGLFGGAGVGKTVLIMELINNVAKAHGGYSVFAGVGERTREGNDLYHEMIESGVISLKDKTSKVALVYGQMNEPPGARARVALTGLTVAEYFRDQEGQDVLLFIDNIFRFTQAGSEVSALLGRIPSAVGYQPTLATDMGTMQERITTTKKGSITSVQAIYVPADDLTDPAPATTFAHLDATTVLSRAIAELGIYPAVDPLDSTSRIMDPNIIGAEHYNVARGVQKILQDYKSLQDIIAILGMDELSEEDKLTVARARKIQRFLSQPFQVAEVFTGHAGKLVPLEETIKGFSKILQGEYDHLPEVAFYMVGPIEEVVAKAETLAKNA, translated from the coding sequence ATGTTCTCTACCGTCTGCAGAGCTGGCCGTTTGGCCGCAAAGACGGTAGTAAACAACACCTCCGAAAAAGCACCATTAGTCTCCGGAGCCATCGTGAACAAACGGGATTACGCAGCCAAAGCCGCCGGCAAGGGTCAAGGTAAGGTAGTGGCCGTAATTGGTGCTGTCGTCGATGTGCAATTTGAAGATAACTTGCCACCCATCCTAAATGCCCTGGAAGTACAAAACCGTTCCCCCAGGCTTGTCCTGGAGGTCGCACAGCACTTGGGTGAGAACACCGTCCGTACCATCGCTATGGACGGTACCGAGGGTCTGGTCCGTGGTCAGCCCGTCTTAGACTCTGGCTCCCCTATTCGTATCCCCGTCGGAGCTGAGACTCTCGGACGCATCATCAATGTCATCGGTGAGCCAATCGATGAACGTGGGCCGATTCCCACGGACAAGACCGCTGCCATCCACGCAGAGGCCCCTGAATTCGTCGACATGTCTGTACAACAAGAGATTCTGGTCACCGGTATCAAGGTCGTGGACTTGCTCGCCCCCTATGCCAAGGGAGGTAAGATTGGACTGTTCGGCGGCGCTGGCGTCGGTAAGACTGTACTTATCATGGAGCTGATCAACAATGTTGCCAAGGCCCATGGTGGTTACTCTGTATTTGCTGGAGTAGGAGAGCGCACCCGTGAAGGTAATGATTTGTACCATGAGATGATTGAATCTGGTGTCATTTCTCTTAAGGACAAGACCTCGAAAGTAGCTCTGGTATATGGCCAGATGAACGAACCTCCTGGCGCGCGTGCCCGTGTGGCCCTCACTGGACTGACTGTTGCTGAGTACTTCCGTGACCAGGAAGGACAGGATGTGCTGCTGTTCATTGACAACATTTTCCGTTTTACTCAAGCTGGTTCAGAGGTATCTGCCCTTCTGGGTCGTATTCCATCTGCTGTGGGTTACCAACCGACTCTGGCTACTGACATGGGTACTATGCAGGAAAGAATTACCACTACCAAAAAGGGATCAATTACCTCTGTACAAGCTATCTATGTGCCTGCCGATGACTTGACTGACCCTGCTCCTGCTACAACATTCGCTCACTTGGATGCCACTACTGTGCTGTCCCGAGCCATTGCTGAGTTGGGCATCTACCCAGCTGTGGACCCTCTTGACTCCACATCCCGTATCATGGACCCCAATATAATTGGTGCTGAGCACTACAATGTTGCTCGTGGTGTCCAGAAGATTCTGCAAGATTACAAATCACTCCAAGACATTATTGCTATCTTGGGTATGGATGAATTGTCTGAAGAAGACAAGCTGACTGTGGCCCGTGCACGTAAAATTCAGAGGTTCCTCTCTCAACCTTTCCAAGTAGCTGAAGTGTTCACTGGACATGCTGGCAAACTTGTGCCTCTTGAGGAGACCATCAAAGGATTCTCTAAGATTTTGCAGGGCGAGTATGATCATCTTCCAGAAGTTGCATTCTACATGGTGGGACCCATTGAGGAAGTTGTAGCAAAGGCAGAAACTCTAGCTAAGAATGCCTAA
- the LOC115445923 gene encoding UPF0389 protein CG9231 — translation MKSFLAFGRCHLLVRRMTTGSSSAPNPGASEQSGNLTNRYRPSEFQKTILVWTKKYKNKEEIPTFVSADLIERSRSEARIKISNVLMVLTALASLGAILAGKAAAKRGESVHKMNLDWHKQYEEEQKAKEVAK, via the exons ATGAAGAGCTTTTTAGCTTTTGGAAGATGTCATCTATTAGTAAGAAGAATGACTACAGGATCATCTTCTGCACCTAACCCTGGTGCAAGTGAGCAGTCGGGTAATTTGACTAATAGATACAGACCATCGGAGTTTCAGAAGACCATCCTAGTTTGGACAAAAAAGTACAAGAATAAGGAAGAAATTCCGACTTTTGTATC GGCTGATTTAATTGAGAGATCTCGAAGTGAAGCCAGAATAAAGATATCAAATGTTCTTATGGTTCTTACTGCCCTAGCTAGTTTAGGAGCAATATTGGCTGGGAAAGCAGCAGCAAAAAGAGGTGAATCTGTTCATAAAATGAACCTCGACTGGCACAAACAATATGAAGAAGAGCAAAAAGCTAAGGAGGTAGCAAAGTGA
- the LOC115446023 gene encoding sphingomyelin phosphodiesterase 1, which translates to MKVVVVVFMITLSYSLASQLISFGVVEELFAKFIKNKLTPDETKILQDVFEILHRPEYASMESIERNSESRMSIECLVCRSTFASAIQGLNEGQTDEEIIHVVTTLCVSLGIQNYNICSGAIALNLPIITYIVRNEPAATAATFCGFLFQTVHNSNTCPFHDTRFDWQVELPERPTEVATPALDSKPLTIAIITDAHIDPLYEAFGVADCDEPTCCRVGQNPARNYKYVSNVEESIIEQSIVNNNGDLSLDLGMVPKIKEMRKTSQTRFSPRNSPPAGYWGDYRNCDSPIWAFDDVIDRIVETHKNVDVVYYIGDTIDHGVWETTYELINDMNRYLIDKIRKSFGDDVLVVPVLGNHESQPTNQFAPSSVKEPYLNTTWLYDALAEKWDFYLTDKAKEALKERGEFSIQVRPGLRAINLNNNVAYRSNWWLVYDPLDAKRHLDWLVQELYEAEKAGDKVHILAHIPPGVHDLTYTWTREYNRIVNRFSSTIAAEFNGHTHSDEFKIFYDSEGTPINVAWGGGSATAYSFYNLNYKIATIDTQTFMPTNIINYAYNLTEANLTPNRRPHWFQLYDMKNAFGLIDLSPSSMDNLVHRMVTTNKELLDKYAAFYSKLSDSRWPYCNTNCKLDNLCKTVVTILWERERCEKLRSLYFQ; encoded by the exons ATGAAAGTTGTTGTGGTTGTTTTTATGATAACATTGAGTTATAGTTTAGCGAGTCAACTCATTTCCTTTG GTGTCGTCGAGGAATTATttgctaaatttattaaaaataaattaacaccgGATGAAACTAAAATACTTCAAGATGTATTTGAGATCTTACACAGGCCCGAATATGCCTCAATGGAGTCGATTGAAAGAAACAGTGAAAGTAGAATG AGCATTGAATGTCTAGTATGCCGAAGTACATTCGCTTCTGCAATCCAAGGTCTCAACGAGGGTCAAACTGATGAAGAAATTATTCATGTAGTGACTACACTATGCGTTTCTTTGGGTATCCAGAATTATAACATCTGCAGTGGTGCTATAGCCTTGAACCTG CCTATCATCACTTATATTGTGAGAAATGAACCTGCAGCCACCGCAGCCACATTTTGTGGTTTTTTGTTTCAAACAGTACACAATTCAAATACGTGTCCTTTTCATGACACTAGGTTTGATTGGCAAGTAGAACTACCGGAACGACCCACCGAAGTAGCA ACTCCAGCATTGGACTCGAAACCACTAACAATCGCAATCATCACGGATGCTCACATCGATCCACTGTACGAGGCATTCGGCGTCGCTGACTGTGACGAACCGACCTGCTGCAGAGTGGGCCAGAACCCGGCCAGGAACTATAAATACGTATCGAACGTAGAAGAGTCCATTATAGAACAAAGTATAGTTAATAACAACGGAGACCTGTCTTTAGATTTGGGCATGGTTCCTAAGATTAAGGAAATGAGAAAGACCTCTCAAACAAGATTCAGTCCCAGGAATTCCCCACCGGCGGGATACTGGGGCGACTACCGTAATTGTGACTCTCCTATATGGGCGTTTGATGATGTCATTGATAGAATTGTAGAAACCCATAAG AATGTCGACGTAGTATATTACATTGGCGATACGATAGATCACGGTGTATGGGAGACAACGTACGAGTTGATTAATGATATGAACCGCtacttaattgataaaataaggAAGAGTTTTGGTGATGATGTTTTAGTTGTTCCCGTGCTTGGAAACCACGAATCTCAACCGACTAACCA GTTTGCGCCATCATCAGTGAAAGAACCCTATCTGAATACAACGTGGCTGTATGACGCATTAGCAGAAAAGTGGGACTTCTACTTAACGGACAAAGCCAAGGAAGCATTAAAGGAACGCGGAGAATTCTCCATTCAAGTCAGGCCTGGATTACgagcaattaatttaaataataatgtggcTTACAGATCAAACTG GTGGCTTGTATACGATCCGTTAGACGCTAAAAGACATTTGGATTGGCTGGTACAAGAACTATATGAAGCAGAAAAAGCTGGAGACAAAGTCCATATTCTTGCACATATTCCGCCAGGAGTACACGATCTTACATATACGTGGACTAGAGAGTACAATAGAATTGTCAACAG ATTCTCGTCGACTATCGCGGCAGAATTCAACGGTCATACACATTCTGACGAGTTTAAAATCTTCTACGATAGTGAAGGTACACCGATAAACGTGGCGTGGGGCGGTGGCAGTGCAACTGCCTACTCTTTCTacaacttgaattataaaattgctACAATCGACACACAAACATTT ATGCCAACCAATATAATCAATTATGCGTATAACCTTACGGAAGCTAACTTAACGCCCAACAGAAGACCACATTGGTTCCAGTTGTATGATATGAAAAATGCTTTTGGACTTATCGACCTAAGTCCTTCTTCAATGGACAATTTAGTGCATAGAATGGTTACGACTAATAAGGAATTACTGGACAAATATGCggcattttattcaaaattaagtgACTCTCGCTGGCCTTATTGTAACACGAATTGTAAACTCGATAATTTATGCAAAACTGTTGTCACGATTCTTTGGGAAAGAGAAAGATGTGAAAAATTGAGAAGTCTTTACTTCCAGTGA
- the LOC115445917 gene encoding coiled-coil domain-containing protein 58, with the protein MMICPDFLEFQDILKKMRILDDKIVYALNTSIPTESFKNKVDATSACQDLHAQIQKGHTERESVIKNCILATAESVKNLKAAKEANPNDFEILKNLKAEQKKLRLLQTEISVEEVIREKTNKLFTEKCRSYFKPDTL; encoded by the exons ATGATGATTTGTCCAGATTTTTTAGAATTTCAG GATATTCTGAAAAAAATGCGTATTCTTGatgataaaatagtttatgcTCTCAATACGTCAATACCTACAGAATCATTCAAAAATAAAGTGGACGCCACCAGTGCCTGTCAAGATTTGCATGCTCAAATTCAAAAAGGACATACTGAAAGAGAAAGCGTTATCAAAAATTGTATTTTGGCCACTGCCGAATCGGTAAAAAACTTGAAAGCTGCAAAGGAAGCAAATCCTAACGACTTTGAgatattaaagaatttaaaagctGAACAAAAAAAG TTGCGTCTCTTACAAACTGAGATTAGCGTGGAGGAAGTGATCAGAGAAAAAACTAATAAGCTCTTCACTGAAAAGTGTAGAAGTTATTTCAAACCAGATACCTTATGA
- the LOC115445937 gene encoding 60S ribosomal export protein NMD3, with product MEYISPEDAPLSNSTRILCCQCAVPIEANPSNMCVACLRAHVDITDGIPKQATLFFCRGCERYLQPPSEWVVCALESRELLALCLKKLKGLSRVKLVDAGFAWTEPHSKRIKVKLTVQGEVLGGAVLQQTFIVEFTIQHQMCDACHRSEAQDYWRALVQVRQKANNRKTFYYLEQLILKHKAHENTLGIKPKHDGLDFFYATENHARKMVDFIQSVLPVKCQHSKKLISHDIHSNIYNYKFTFSIEIVPLSKDSVVCLPKRLTHQFGSISPICLVLRVTSTIHLIDANTGQVCDLSSTNYWRHPFTPICNPKQLQEYIVMDIDVLKEHEKKSFPGQGNVSNKHVIADVWVVKASELGLDVSPVHTRTHLGHILKPGDTVLGYNLGDSNVNDDNLDKLDNSNIPDVFLVKKFYGEKSARRRARAWKLRHMADGLHDGVSSTNEDYNEFLDDLEEDPAFRQNVNIFKDANKMPVDTDEIDPTLPRITLAEMLDDLNIDDVEMNDV from the exons ATGGAATACATATCTCCAGAAGATGCTCCATTATCTAATAGCACACGAat ATTATGTTGTCAGTGTGCCGTGCCAATTGAGGCCAACCCATCTAACATGTGTGTTGCATGTTTGCGGGCCCATGTAGACATTACTGATGGTATACCCAAACAAGCCACTCTGTTCTTCTGTAGAGGATGTGAGAG ATATCTACAACCACCTTCTGAATGGGTAGTCTGTGCTCTGGAGTCACGAGAGCTGCTGGCTCTGTGCCTTAAGAAGTTGAAAGGCTTAAGCAGAGTTAAGTTGGTTGATGCTGGCTTCGCTTGGACTGAGCCTCACTCTAAAAGGATTAAG GTAAAACTGACTGTACAAGGAGAGGTTTTGGGAGGTGCAGTTCTTCAGCAAACCTTTATTGTTGAGTTTACAATCCAACATCAGATGTGTGATGCATGCCATCGTTCTGAGGCTCAGGATTACTGGCGTGCTCTAGTGCAGGTCAGACAGAAAGCCAATAATAGgaaaactttttattacttgGAGCAGTTGATTTTGAAGCATAAGGCTCATGAAAATACTTTGGGAATTAAACCTAAACATG aTGGCTTGGACTTTTTCTATGCTACAGAAAATCATGCACGAAAAATGGTTGATTTCATCCAGTCCGTGCTGCCTGTGAAATGCCAACATTCGAAGAAACTTATATCTCATGATATCCACAGTAACATTTACAATTACAAGTTTACATTCAGCATTGAAATTGTTCCACTGTCAAAAGACAGTGTTGTATGTTTGCCTAAAAGGTTGACACATCAATTTGGATCTATATCACCCATTTGTTTAGTACTTAGAGTAACTAGCACTATACATTTGATTGACGCCAACACTGGTCAAG taTGCGATTTGTCATCTACAAATTACTGGAGACATCCATTTACTCCAATCTGCAACCCAAAACAACTGCAAGAATATATTGTGATGGATATTGATGTATTAAAAGAACAC GAAAAGAAATCATTTCCGGGCCAAGGAAATGTGTCCAACAAGCATGTAATAGCAGATGTGTGGGTCGTGAAGGCCAGTGAACTCGGGTTGGATGTCAGTCCAGTGCACACAAGGACACATCTTGGGCATATTTTGAAACCAGGAGACACTGTTTTggg ATACAATCTCGGCGACTCCAACGTAAACGATGACAACTTGGACAAGTTAGATAACAGCAACATTCCAGATGTGTTCTTAGTTAAAAAATTCTATGGTGAAAAGTCTGCGAGAAGGAGAGCACGCGCGTGGAAACTGAGGCACATGGCCGATGGCTTACACGACGGAGTTAGCTCCACCAACGA ggattataatgaatttttggATGATTTGGAGGAGGATCCAGCGTTCAGGCAAaacgttaatatatttaaagatgcAAACAAAATGCCTGTGGATACAGATGAAATTGATCCGACCCTGCCGCGGATCACCCTCGCTGAGATGTTGGATGATTTGAACATTGATGACGTTGAGATGAATGACGTTTGA